In a single window of the Olivibacter sp. SDN3 genome:
- the pfkA gene encoding 6-phosphofructokinase produces the protein MNNSIKRIGVFTSGGDAPGMNACIRAAVRTAIYEGKKVSGILHGYQGMIDRNIIDMNSRSVSNILQLGGTILKTARCLDFRTPEGRKKAYDNINAEGIDALVAIGGDGTFTGAEVFSREFDIPVVGVPGTIDNDLYGSDFTLGYDTANNTVIDAIDKIRDTAASHDRLFFIEVMGRDSGCIALNCGIAGGAEAVLLPEKETGIDELIEKLENAAKDKKTSTIVIVAEGDKNGGAYNVAKRVQEKFDFYDTKVTILGHLQRGGSPSSFDRVLASRLGFAAVKNLLQGKTRIMVGLRGNEIVTTPLEEALRSKEFKLADDMIEMTNVLAI, from the coding sequence GTGAATAATTCAATTAAGCGTATTGGCGTATTTACTTCGGGAGGCGACGCACCGGGAATGAACGCTTGTATTCGTGCTGCTGTGCGAACAGCAATTTACGAAGGCAAAAAAGTGAGTGGCATATTACATGGTTATCAAGGTATGATTGACCGTAATATTATCGATATGAATAGCCGGTCAGTAAGTAATATTTTACAATTGGGGGGGACCATATTGAAAACAGCCCGTTGTCTTGATTTTAGAACTCCGGAGGGACGTAAGAAAGCTTATGACAATATCAACGCAGAGGGAATAGACGCTTTAGTAGCGATAGGAGGAGATGGTACGTTTACAGGAGCAGAAGTTTTTTCCAGGGAATTTGATATACCAGTTGTTGGGGTGCCAGGTACTATTGATAATGATCTTTATGGATCTGATTTTACTTTAGGCTATGATACAGCAAACAATACAGTGATTGATGCTATTGATAAGATTAGAGACACGGCGGCTTCTCACGACCGTTTATTTTTTATAGAGGTTATGGGCAGAGATTCGGGATGTATTGCGTTAAATTGTGGAATAGCGGGAGGAGCGGAAGCCGTTTTATTGCCTGAAAAAGAAACCGGTATTGACGAGCTCATTGAAAAGCTTGAAAATGCTGCTAAAGACAAGAAAACTTCTACCATAGTTATAGTTGCTGAAGGCGATAAAAACGGAGGCGCTTATAATGTGGCTAAGCGCGTGCAGGAAAAATTTGATTTCTATGATACGAAGGTAACAATTTTGGGACATTTACAACGTGGTGGCTCTCCAAGTAGCTTTGATCGTGTTTTGGCAAGTAGGCTGGGATTTGCTGCAGTAAAAAACCTGCTGCAAGGAAAAACGCGAATTATGGTGGGGTTAAGAGGAAATGAAATTGTAACGACACCATTAGAGGAGGCCCTGCGTAGCAAGGAATTTAAGTTGGCTGATGATATGATAGAAATGACTAACGTGTTGGCTATTTAA